Genomic segment of Thermodesulfobacteriota bacterium:
AGATAATCGAGGTGATAGACGACATAGCCGAGCAGACGAACCTGCTGGCGCTTAACGCGGCCATCGAGGCGGCCAGGGCCGGCGAGCACGGCATGGGCTTCGCCGTCGTGGCCGACGAGGTGAGGAAGCTGGCCGAGAGGTCGGCCAGGAGCACCTCGGAGATATCCGAGCTCATCTACGGCATCCAGAAGGACGCCGGGGATGCGGTGAAGAAGGTCGAGAAGAACGTCGGCATCGTCGACGGGGCGCTAAAACTTTCCGATGAGGTCGTGGCGTCGCTCAAGAAGATAGAGGAGTCCGTCACCGAGGTGACCAGGTACTCCGAGGAGATAGGGGCGGCCACGAGCGAGCAGGCCGGAGGATGCGACCAGATATCCAGGTCGATAAACAAACTGAACGCGATAACCCAGGAGATAAGCTCCTCGGCCGACGAGCAGTCCTCGGGCACCGAGCAGGTCGTAAAAGGTGTGGAGAAGCTCAGGGAGATGACCCAGCAGGGCGCTTCGAGCGCGGCCGAGCTCGCCAGTTCGGCGGAGCAGATGAGCAGGCAGGCCGAGACACTCAGCGATACGGTCTCGAAGTTCAACACCGGCGACAGCGAGGCGGAGCCCGCGCCTGGGCCCGTGGAAGAGCCCGGCCACTGATACCTTAAAACCCTCCGGCCGTCGGCAACATGGCGCCCCGTTGAATACGGAGTAAATGCCCTATAGGGCATTTTGCCCTTTTATGCCAGGGCAAAATGCCCTTCTGTAGCCCGCACAAAGATCTCCTATAGTTGTAACTCCTTGAAAAACTTACATTCTCATATTGGGCACGGATTTTGCTATATATTAGTTTAGGAGTACCAAACTCCGGATTGTCTGGTATACTTACTTATATAAAGGGATTAGTTGTTTGGAAAGAGGGAACACGGCGGATAAAGGAGGTTGGATATGTCAACGATTCTGCAACTTGTAGGGTTCAAGGTGGATAAGGAGTTCTTCGGGGTCCCCATCGAGAAGGTAAAGGAGATCGTGAGGGTCCCGGATATAACGGCGGTGCCCGACACCCCGGACTTCCTCGAGGGTGTCATTAACTTAAGGGGACGGATAGTGCCGGTGGTGGACATGAGGACCCGCATAGGGCTGCCGACAATGGAGAGGGTCAGGACCAACAGGGTCCTCATACTCGATATCGACGGCAGGACCGTGGGGCTCATAGTGGACTCGGCTTCCGAGATACTGAAGCTCCCGGACGAACAGATAGAGAGCACCCCGGAGCTTGTCTCTTCGGTGGGCGCCGAGTACGTTACGGCCGTCGGCAAGCTCGACGACAAGCTCATAGTGCTCGTGGATATCACCCGGCTCCTCAGCGCAGACGAGATGGGCGGGCTCGATGCGGTCCGGAGGAGGGCCGAGCTCACCGCTTCCACCGGCAAGGAAGC
This window contains:
- a CDS encoding chemotaxis protein CheW — translated: MSTILQLVGFKVDKEFFGVPIEKVKEIVRVPDITAVPDTPDFLEGVINLRGRIVPVVDMRTRIGLPTMERVRTNRVLILDIDGRTVGLIVDSASEILKLPDEQIESTPELVSSVGAEYVTAVGKLDDKLIVLVDITRLLSADEMGGLDAVRRRAELTASTGKEAIGGKSGKALEEGTGQQA